TTATGATTAGCCTCCGTGGTGATCGAAACGTTAAGAGAGCTTGAGAATTGACCACCTAAACGACTCTTCCTATCAAATGAGTCGGAAGAATTTCTGTCATCGCTCAGGCTTGTTGTCGTAGAGCTCAAGAAACTGGAATTTTTTATGCTGCCACTAGGTGAAGAGGAACCACCTTGATTTTGCTCGGAGGAATTTATGTTCATTTCACAATCATGAATAGCAGGTTGCGGGGAGGCACCGAGGTGAAGAAATGAGCCAGGCCTGGAACCCAAGTCATCAAAATATTCTGAGACCATTAGCTGATTCTCTCTAACAACATTGATATCGGGAAATTCAATTCTCGAATACTCAACTGGGTCCAGAATAACTTCTGATACCTTTCTATCAAGAAGCACGACCTCTGATGATATCGAAGATTTGGCAGCTGTTGTTGAGGGCTTGACAGGAAAAGATGTGTTTAAGGAGAGAGACAATTTGATAGTGCCAGCGGGAGAGTGAAAGAGGTCAGTGGAGGAGAGGCTGTAATCTTGGGTCACCTTTCCTTTTCCAGAAACTTGTGAGATAGGGACCAAAGCAAATCCTAGAAGCTGATCCTCCATGTAGTTTCTAGCTCTACTAAGCATCCAAATCTCACATTTGAGGACTGCATCGAGTTGAGCGAGTTTCATCATCAAGTTTTCATTGAATTCTGGGTTTCTTCCACCTCTATTGATAATTCTAGTTGAAAGGGTCTCATCAGGATTATAAGTTAGAGAGAATTTTGCATAAACATCTTGGTTATCATAGATACATATGTTGTGAATATTCCTGGCATGATGAACATAGATTTCAAGAATCCCACAGAACTCAGAATCGCCATCTGCATCGCCCATCGTGTTTGAATTTGGATTATACCTGAACCCGGTTGATTGATTGAAAGAATCCATCGAAAGAAAGTTAAATCCTCAACGTGATGCTCCAAGGAAGTTTCTATACTATACCCTACTTGGTTCAGATTTGGCAAGAAAGCTCCGATaaatgagagaagagaacaaAACAGAGCCGACACAAAGAACAATCTATGAAACACTGATATATTGGAAGATCTTGTTCCTACATGTGTATCCCATTTGATAAGAAGGCTTTTTTAATAAGCTTTGTAAGATAAATGAATGGAATTAAACGCAAAATGTGGTAATAGGAAGAATGTtttaaagggaaagaaaacaaaacagggCTGTTTCAGACAGCAGATTGATTACTTATAACGCACTGGAAGCCTTTCTCTCTAGTTTCCAGTCCTTTTTTTGGATCGTGttgacatcatcatcatcaatccaTGAATTCAAGGAAAGGACTGGAcataaaggaaaacaaaatggaGACAGGCAGAGAGAGACTTGCGGTGGAATAAAAGAGCTTGCTTTGTGCAAGTTGAAGAGGTGGGTGAGGATGTAGGCGGTAGGTAAGAATCAAAAGAGAAggaagggaaagaagaagaagaagatggtgatgatattgttgatgatgatggtatGGCTTGTTTTCATATGCCACTTCTTTTCctgcttgttttctttttctataggAAGTGGTGGGTGGGGGATTGAGATTTTTGGAAGGCTTTGCTTTGCTTGACATTGCAGCTTCCACTCCCAGTGGACTTTTGCTCCACTGAGGTTAATTGGAGGGCCCACTTTCTGGTCccatttttcattattattttctccaCCTATCTCCCTCTCACAGATGCTCTCCTAAGCTTCGAGACAAAATAATCCCTTCTGTCCTCCCTCTACCATATTCAAGGCTTTATGGGGAGAAATCGTCTCAAAAACAACCCCATGCCAGCAGGCTGTGGAAAAAACCAAGGTTTGAGTGCTGCTGAGAAAATCTACAGACTTTCAACCACACATGCATGCAAATTAACCCTTGCAAAGTTCCCTGGCAGCGAGGGGAAAAGAACGAGGTTAACTGATCAATATGAACAGCTTAAAGCACCAGCAAACTATTCAAACCTTGCAACTGCTTCCCTTGAATGCTACTTTGTAGACTGTAGAGTATAAGCAATGTGATGAAGCTCCCTTGGTTTATGGGTAATCCTAATCTTGAACAATGAAGTGATAGGACTGGCCTAGTGTTAGGACGTCTAATCTGGCATGGCTAATTGAGTTCGAAAGTAACTATAGATGATCTTGGTTTGCTAAGACATGTCTCCATCCATAGCGCTGGACCTGCTATCATTAAATTGAACCTCACCTTAAAGGACAGGAGGTGTTCATATTGAATGAAACTTGACAAAGGGCCTCCAAATCGTAGTTCATGTcttaaaatatacatacatatatatagaataccaagatattattgttattgataGCAGGAATTATCCAAAATatgaagaggaaaaagaaagagcgACTTTCCTGACATTGAATTCATACGTTCAAAAGGAGATCGCCATGATCGGTTACAAAGTCTTGACACATTAGCTTAGGGGAGCAATATTTCTGGATAGTAGCCAGTGCAAGATTCAAACTTAAGATGGCATGCGTGTGGACTGAAATGAAGTCCACAGCTTGCAATTTCTTGATAATCATGGGAGTATTTTTGACTCCCACTACCAattaaacttagaaaaaaaaactgatattgtttttcatttcttcgAAAAACTGAGAAAACCCTTTTCATGGCTAACTGGAAAATGcgaagtttttgtttttcctttctgggaaagaaagaaaaagtttaattagttcGGAAAGGCACTCAAGTAAATATCTgtcaaaggaaatgaaatgtcCCGAGTTGGTGGCGATGTGCTTTCATCCAATAGCTGGTGTAGGGCCTGATCCAGTGATTAGAAAGTCGAGCACTAATAAGAACGCAATTCGTGACTAGAAATTCTTCGGCTCCTGGGGCCTCTgtgcttcctcctcctcctcctcctcctcctccaaaaaGGTTTGGTAGTTAAGAAAGGATGATGGCTGGCCTGACTTTGACTTGAGAATGCAAACTGTAGCCTTCTTATTTCTCTATCGAGCTTTAATTCATGACAGTCTCCGTATTGTCATTATTACAAAATAATTGTAGCAATACAAGTGGTGTAATCAAATGCTCTTCTTGTGGAAATACTTTATACAAATACTTcgaatttattaattatatgttcCAGCCCAAGGGTGCATATCTGGctgaaaatcacatttttttccttttagctcaaaatattatttatatgaacagtttattttattatgtatttaatGTTATGgtggtgattgttttttaaagtgtttttcatttaaaaaatatattaaatattatttgttaaaatatttttatttttaatacagtaacatcaaaataatctaaaaattactaaataaaaaaaatcttttaaaaaatcaaattctctTAAAGCGGTGTTTGAAAACAAATGAGTTATAAAACTCAGTCGTGGCTTCTAATACATATTAGGCGGATACTGGAAAACTGATATGGGCTTTATACTGCAAACAAGGAGCAATAATACAGCTCAAGGCTCAACAGTCAACAGGACTCCTTCACCGGGCCCGCCATTTCCGACCAGACACGTTCCTCGCTCATTCTTGAGTCTCTCAAACTTTTCTTGCTGCAGACAAAAGAAAGCTCAACTAAGGCATCATTGCCACGAGACTTTCGTGAAAATTAAGATTatgtttaatttcttaataaatatttttcatctccagttttcttttccatttataGCTTCAATTCTCcatcaaaatatatagaaaacgAGTTCGTTTGGTTAATCTATGAAATTGCTTCCCttcagaaattgaaaaaaatgttcaaaCACAAGTTTTttcctgaataattttttaagtttttacttATATACAgctatttattcaaaaaaaaaatttaattgttataacttggatgaaaaaaattattcactaattaattttattacctTTCCACGTAACTCGGACCATGGATTGAGCAAGTGAGTGATAATATTGTTCATATTAGTGtaatcattttcttcatggtGACAAAAAACTGACACCAGAAGGAAATTTGCTGTGAACATAAGATTTGGAGGTATCTGAATGATACTTAAAGCTTTTGTTACCCAAAAGACATGGAAACGCGTGTTCTTTGTTTTAAACATGCAAAAACTTTTAATGAGAGAAACTCGATAAACGTCGAGAAAATGTTCAGCAAAACTACCTAGTAATATGGAGAATAATTCTCTAGATAGAAAAGAATCATACAGAAAACAAAATCCTATCTTTTggagattttctttttaaaaaaaaaatgagttactaagtaaataaaaaattgcccTAATCAACGTCAGAGATACAGAGCTCCACGAAAAAAGATAATCCATCAGTATAAATGATTctggaaaattcattttcaacctAGGTACTCACTTGTTAAACTTATAACAACAGAAATAAATAGAACTGTTGCACAGAAATCGCAGTGGTGACTCGATCCAAATGCCACAGCACAGGAACGTCCATCTGATTATCAGCTCGACCTGGAGTCCCAAAACAGCCGTGCAAACAATGCAATATAATCTCTGGAATATTGCAAATCCCAGTCAACTTGTAATCAATGACAAGTTTAAGAAATACATGGTGTTAGCAAAGCAACTGCAATATGAAGTTATGAACTTCATTGTGAGTTGGAATCAAACAGCGTTAAATCTTGAAAGAACAATGAACCTGATATTTCATTACCAACCACGGACCCCCATCTCCTAGACGCTATCCAACTAACATGTCATTATTCCAGAGAGTTAAAAGCATGGAAATACAGACAGAAATGGACAGAGAATCACTTCCTGCCCAGCCTTGCCAAATGCTGCTGATGTTTTGATGCAGCAGCTTCACGCTTGAGTGTCCTCTTCGCCCGTCTCCCAGTTCTATCTTTTCCAGCCTCTTTCTTCTTAGGTTCACGTGAAGTGCCCGCCCCCGAGTCCTTGAAATCTGCTTGATGCACTGGCCTTGCTTCTTGATGCCCTGCCCTAACATAGCCATTATCTCCCCACCTCCGATTTCCAATGCGAAGATTGGATGAACTGCTCAAGT
This genomic interval from Populus alba chromosome 1, ASM523922v2, whole genome shotgun sequence contains the following:
- the LOC118055544 gene encoding uncharacterized protein, whose translation is MDSFNQSTGFRYNPNSNTMGDADGDSEFCGILEIYVHHARNIHNICIYDNQDVYAKFSLTYNPDETLSTRIINRGGRNPEFNENLMMKLAQLDAVLKCEIWMLSRARNYMEDQLLGFALVPISQVSGKGKVTQDYSLSSTDLFHSPAGTIKLSLSLNTSFPVKPSTTAAKSSISSEVVLLDRKVSEVILDPVEYSRIEFPDINVVRENQLMVSEYFDDLGSRPGSFLHLGASPQPAIHDCEMNINSSEQNQGGSSSPSGSIKNSSFLSSTTTSLSDDRNSSDSFDRKSRLGGQFSSSLNVSITTEANHNSCTCPDTPTSKKGNEVRDEKESDFTSKEEESRKEGNMSPVKFGQVFSPPLGNINLEAEQSAMQQQIVDMYMRSMQQFTESLAKMELPMDLDKLESVDRGDVIQSLSNKLELEKKKKDGGRVFYGSRAFF